The following nucleotide sequence is from Candidatus Woesearchaeota archaeon.
ACATTTTTAATACTTAAATCTTTTAGTTTTCTCGACATATGCTCACCAATTAATTATTATTACTCCTTAATTATTATTACCCCTTTATAATTTTGCAACCAACAATAATTTAAACTAAATTATTTTTAAAAAAATTTAAACAACTAAACAAAATAAAAACAAAATAAAAAAACTATATTTTTTCTCCAACTAAAATCATAGTGGAATCAGGATATTCTTTAGGAACCCAAATTCCATTTTTCTTTTGAAACATATCAACATCTTTTTCATAATGTGTTTTTTTCAACCAATCAATCAAATAACTTTGCACCCCAACAACTCTAAATCCATGAGCTTGAAGTTGTGAACGCCATTCTTCAACAGTATAAACACCAAACTGCTCCATCACTTCAATATCCCAGTTTTGTTCATAAATATATTTGGACAAAAATTCTCGGGAATCATTTTCTTTAACCCTGACCATTTCACCATCATAATCATAATCTATTTTGTACGGCCCAAAATCATTTGCAAATTTCACAAATTTTTTATGCGTTTTTAAATTTTTAAATCTTAAATATACACTTTCATCTGAGGTCTTAGGCGCATCACGAATTATTAATCGCCCACCAGGACTAAGCATTTTAGCTGAAGTTTCCAACGTTTGATCCACTGCACCCAACGAATATCCATCATAACTATACACTTCATGCATAATTGAACAAAAAACAATTGAATCAACAGATCCAGGTTCAGCAATTAAATCTGAAACATCCCCTTTTTGCAAATCAATATTAGGATTAGGATACTCCCGTTCTCCCGCTAATTGAAGCATTTTATCTGAAATATCAACTCCCACAATTTGAGAATTCTGACTATAAGCAGATAATAATTCTAGAACCGTGCCATTACCACAGCCCATTTCCAATATAAGACCCTCTTTTACATAGGGCAAGAATTTGGCTTTTTCTTGCATACTTGCATCCATTCCCGCAGCGTATGCAAAATATCCTGCCTGTCCTCGATCATAATGTGCTGGCGCTTTAAAAGTTTTTGGGTCAGCCCCCCTTAAGTTCATTGCTAAATTGTCCGAATTCATTGTATTTAACCTTTGTTTTATCATTTTTGGTTGATTTCACACCAACTTATTGTTAAGTATACACTATCTACTATTTAAACTTTTCGAACATACAAAATATATCAAACTAACAAAAAAAACATAAAAATTCATAAAAACTAATAGAACAAAACACAAAAAACTTTATTAACACTTACCAATTCCAAACTTACATGGTAGAACCAATATGTCCACATTTTGGAACTTGCGGAGGATGCAACACCCAACATGTTGATTATGACACGCAATTAGAAAATAAAAAAAGATATATCGAAAATCTAATTGATTGTGAAAACGTAAAAGCATTTCCAAGCAGTCCTTGGCACTACAGAAATAGAATGGATCTTCTCTTTAGCCCAACAGGATTAGGATTTAGAGTCAAAGGCAAATGGTATAAAACAGTAAACATAGATAAATGTTTTATTGCAGATAAAAAAATAAACAAAATCGCAGATGAAATAAAATTATTTTTTAAAGATCCTGATTTCTTCGATATAAAAAAACATAATGGCACATTAAGATATGCAGTAATTAGAACTCCTCAAAATACATCTTCAATTTCTTTTGTTCTAAACTCAGATTCATTTAAAATTTCAAATGCAATTGATAAAATTAAAGAATTTGCCAAAACTACTTCTGCAGAAAATATAATTGTAACTTATGTTCATTCAAACACAGACACCAGCATTTCCGAAGATTTTTTTGTAATCAAAGGAAAAGATATGTTAACAGAATCTTATCTTGGAAAACAATTCACATATCACGTACAAGGCTTTTTTCAAAATAATACTGAAATGGCAGAACAAATGCACAAATATGTAAATAATATTTTAAAAACATATGAGACAAAAAATAAAACATTGCTTGATCTTTATGCAGGAGTTGGAACTTTTGGAATAATTAACTCAGAATTATTTAAAACAGTAATTATTGCTGAAAGTTTTCCTCAATGTATAGACGCTGCAAAAATTAATTTAGAGACGAATAAGATAACCAATGCAACAGCTCACGTTTTAGATGCTAAATATCTTAAAAAACTCGAACTTCCAACTTCAGATCTTTTTTTCATAACTGATCCACCAAGATGCGGCATGAATCCTAAAACCATTGATCATATTAACACACTAAAACCAGAAGTAATTATTTATGTTTCATGCAATCCAAACCAATTAGGTAGAGATATTCACAAATTAAG
It contains:
- a CDS encoding methyltransferase domain-containing protein, giving the protein MNSDNLAMNLRGADPKTFKAPAHYDRGQAGYFAYAAGMDASMQEKAKFLPYVKEGLILEMGCGNGTVLELLSAYSQNSQIVGVDISDKMLQLAGEREYPNPNIDLQKGDVSDLIAEPGSVDSIVFCSIMHEVYSYDGYSLGAVDQTLETSAKMLSPGGRLIIRDAPKTSDESVYLRFKNLKTHKKFVKFANDFGPYKIDYDYDGEMVRVKENDSREFLSKYIYEQNWDIEVMEQFGVYTVEEWRSQLQAHGFRVVGVQSYLIDWLKKTHYEKDVDMFQKKNGIWVPKEYPDSTMILVGEKI
- the rlmD gene encoding 23S rRNA (uracil(1939)-C(5))-methyltransferase RlmD; translated protein: MVEPICPHFGTCGGCNTQHVDYDTQLENKKRYIENLIDCENVKAFPSSPWHYRNRMDLLFSPTGLGFRVKGKWYKTVNIDKCFIADKKINKIADEIKLFFKDPDFFDIKKHNGTLRYAVIRTPQNTSSISFVLNSDSFKISNAIDKIKEFAKTTSAENIIVTYVHSNTDTSISEDFFVIKGKDMLTESYLGKQFTYHVQGFFQNNTEMAEQMHKYVNNILKTYETKNKTLLDLYAGVGTFGIINSELFKTVIIAESFPQCIDAAKINLETNKITNATAHVLDAKYLKKLELPTSDLFFITDPPRCGMNPKTIDHINTLKPEVIIYVSCNPNQLGRDIHKLRNYQIKSAAVFDLFPQTPHCEAVVELILKTKTPEPTQ